One segment of Arthrobacter sp. MMS18-M83 DNA contains the following:
- a CDS encoding mannitol dehydrogenase family protein: MGLGAFHRSHQAWYTQHASDAAEWGIASFTGRRPDAAQVLATQDGLYTLVERSDAGDSFEVISSIVEAVDGADVERFVELVAAPLTSVVTLTVTEAAYRLGADGKLDSQAPDVAADLALLAGGSASGEPSTPLGRLVLGLASRRDADAGPLAVVCCDNLSNNGTVARNAVVGMAKAFDAGLAAWIDANVSFVSTSVDRITPRTTEADIDAVADACGYRDESPVVAEPFRDWVLSGDFPAGRPHWEDAGAIFVDEIEPYENRKLWLLNGAHSLLAYAGQLRGHKTVAEALADESCRRAVEDFWGEAAANLDGDELRIPEYRAALLERFGNSRIAHHLAQIAMDGSTKLRMRAVPVLRAERAAGRSGEAAARMIAAWSAYTASATGLQDPRAADIVAANALGGRARLEALLGLVDPELAADAGIVDLVEALAETFAAAGNLS; encoded by the coding sequence ATGGGACTGGGGGCCTTCCACCGCTCGCACCAGGCGTGGTACACCCAGCACGCCAGCGACGCCGCGGAGTGGGGCATCGCCTCCTTCACGGGCCGCCGCCCGGACGCCGCACAGGTCCTGGCTACCCAAGATGGCCTCTATACCTTGGTGGAGCGTTCGGACGCGGGTGACTCTTTCGAGGTCATCAGCAGCATCGTCGAGGCCGTTGACGGCGCCGACGTCGAGCGTTTTGTCGAGCTTGTCGCAGCCCCGCTGACTTCCGTGGTGACGCTCACTGTCACCGAGGCCGCCTACAGGCTTGGAGCCGACGGCAAGCTGGACAGCCAGGCGCCGGACGTCGCGGCTGACCTCGCTTTGCTCGCTGGCGGCTCTGCTTCCGGCGAGCCGTCGACGCCGTTGGGCCGCCTCGTGCTGGGCCTCGCCTCCCGTCGCGATGCCGACGCCGGCCCCCTCGCCGTCGTCTGCTGCGACAACCTTTCGAACAACGGGACCGTGGCCAGAAACGCCGTGGTGGGGATGGCCAAGGCGTTCGACGCCGGACTCGCCGCCTGGATCGATGCCAACGTCAGTTTTGTCAGCACTTCCGTTGACCGCATTACGCCGCGTACCACGGAGGCCGATATCGACGCCGTCGCTGACGCCTGCGGATACCGCGACGAATCACCCGTGGTCGCCGAGCCCTTCCGCGACTGGGTCCTCAGTGGGGACTTCCCCGCCGGGCGCCCGCACTGGGAAGACGCCGGCGCCATTTTCGTGGACGAAATCGAGCCGTACGAGAACCGCAAGCTGTGGCTCCTCAACGGCGCCCACTCGCTCCTCGCCTATGCCGGCCAGCTGCGAGGCCACAAGACCGTGGCGGAGGCCCTCGCTGACGAGTCCTGCCGCCGGGCGGTGGAAGACTTCTGGGGCGAGGCCGCTGCCAACCTCGACGGCGACGAGTTGCGCATCCCCGAGTACCGGGCTGCCCTCCTGGAGCGCTTCGGGAATTCCCGGATCGCCCACCATCTGGCCCAGATAGCCATGGACGGCAGCACCAAACTGCGCATGCGAGCCGTACCGGTCCTCCGCGCCGAACGTGCCGCCGGTCGAAGCGGCGAAGCGGCTGCGCGCATGATCGCCGCCTGGTCTGCCTACACCGCCTCGGCAACTGGACTTCAGGATCCGCGGGCGGCAGACATCGTTGCGGCTAACGCGCTTGGGGGCCGTGCCCGGCTCGAGGCGCTGCTGGGCCTGGTGGATCCGGAATTGGCCGCCGACGCCGGGATCGTGGACCTCGTCGAAGCCTTGGCCGAGACCTTCGCGGCCGCCGGCAACCTCAGCTAA
- the manD gene encoding D-mannonate dehydratase ManD, with protein MKIIAAEVFVTSPTRNFVTLRITTEDGVTGIGDATLNGRELAVAAYLKEHVAQLLIGKDPHRIEDTWQFLYRSSYWRRGPVTMAAIAAVDMALWDIKGKVAGLPVYQLLGGASRNGLRAYGHASGADIPSLFDSVREHLELGYKSIRIQTAIPGIKAVYGVAAQAQASGERYDYEPAGRGAFPQEEDWDTRAYLRHLPTVFEAVRNEFGPEIPLLHDGHHRMTPIQAAKLGKALEPYDLFWLEDCTPAENQEGLRLVRQHTTTPLAIGEIFNTVYDFQTLIKEQLIDYVRAASTHFGGISPLKKVMDFAAQYQIKSGFHGPTDISPVGFAAQLHVGLAIHNYGIQEYMQHSDKTNTVFEQSMTFTDGYLHPGDKPGLGVEFNEEAANSFPYQQAYLPYNRLVDGTVHDW; from the coding sequence GTGAAAATCATTGCCGCTGAAGTCTTCGTGACCAGCCCCACCCGGAACTTCGTGACCTTGCGGATCACCACCGAGGACGGCGTGACCGGCATCGGCGATGCCACACTGAACGGCCGTGAACTCGCCGTGGCCGCGTACCTGAAGGAACACGTCGCGCAGCTGCTGATCGGCAAGGACCCGCACCGCATCGAGGACACGTGGCAGTTCCTCTACCGCTCCTCGTACTGGCGCCGGGGCCCGGTCACCATGGCCGCTATTGCCGCCGTCGACATGGCCCTGTGGGACATCAAGGGAAAAGTTGCCGGACTGCCGGTCTACCAGCTCCTGGGCGGTGCCTCCCGCAACGGGCTCCGTGCGTACGGCCACGCCTCGGGCGCGGACATCCCCTCCTTGTTCGACTCGGTCCGGGAGCACCTGGAATTGGGCTACAAGTCGATCCGCATCCAGACCGCCATCCCGGGCATCAAGGCCGTCTACGGCGTGGCAGCCCAGGCGCAGGCCTCCGGGGAGCGTTACGACTACGAACCTGCCGGCCGCGGTGCGTTCCCGCAGGAAGAGGACTGGGACACCCGCGCTTACCTCCGCCACCTGCCCACTGTCTTCGAAGCAGTACGCAACGAATTCGGTCCGGAAATCCCGCTGCTCCACGATGGCCACCACCGCATGACCCCCATCCAGGCAGCCAAGCTCGGCAAGGCCCTGGAACCATACGACCTGTTCTGGCTCGAAGACTGCACCCCGGCCGAAAACCAGGAAGGGCTGCGCCTAGTCCGCCAGCACACCACCACCCCGCTGGCCATCGGCGAAATCTTCAACACGGTCTATGACTTCCAGACCCTCATCAAGGAACAGCTGATCGACTACGTCCGGGCCGCGTCCACCCACTTCGGTGGAATCTCTCCGCTGAAGAAGGTCATGGACTTCGCCGCCCAGTACCAGATCAAGTCCGGCTTCCACGGCCCCACGGACATTTCACCGGTCGGTTTCGCCGCCCAGCTTCACGTGGGCCTGGCCATCCACAACTACGGCATCCAGGAGTACATGCAGCACTCGGACAAGACCAACACGGTCTTCGAGCAGTCCATGACCTTCACCGACGGCTACCTGCACCCGGGCGACAAGCCGGGCCTCGGCGTCGAATTCAATGAGGAAGCCGCCAACTCCTTCCCGTACCAGCAGGCCTACCTGCCCTACAACCGCCTCGTCGACGGCACCGTTCATGACTGGTAG
- a CDS encoding gluconokinase, GntK/IdnK-type, translating to MAGDPEAAPEAPRRIVVMGVSGCGKTTIGDLVARELGVPFLDGDSLHPVENVAKMAAGIPLTDEDRWPWLATVGTELANAGRGGLVLACSALRRSYRDAIREKAPDTIFLHLHGSKEVLRERTEGRTGHFMPPALLDSQLATLEPLDADEAGMVVDIAAPVSEVVAEALAGIAAVGRSAAPATKGAGAVGTQTGQFDVDLQAAPFNLDDDAVAWVESTIGGMSLEEKIGQLFINHNNDYSPEYLDGVLENYHVGGMRYRPGPSAAVQQHIRYAQSKTRIPLLVASNPEMGGAGSCDDGTFVSTHLQAGSHPDKSIARKMGQVAGVETAALGCNWAFAPIVDIHYNWRNTVISTRAFGNTPEIVVERAKEYFDGISESPTACAIKHFPGDGVDERDQHVVTSYNTLGYADWNASYGHVYREMIGYGVQSIMVGHIGAPELTRHFRPGTEDRDILPATLAPELLQDLLRGELGFNGLILTDASQMIGLTQAMKRKDLVPATIAAGCDMFLFFRNPAEDFQYMMDGYKTGIITERRLHDALRRILALKASLGLHKKLPQELTPPPEALRVIGSDAHLAVAAEIADKTVTLIKDTASNLPITPETHKRIRLYGISGGSDFTRADPLAYLDTVKEELESAGFEVHVFKTAGQREAAGESGVNFMSVIADEATGDYADKYDAAFVFANVKGFAQEAAIRIKWSSPMAAEIPWYVTEVPTVFVSLNQPNHLIDVPMVKTAINAHAGTREAIRATIQKIQGKSEFRGTFNENVFCDSFDTRL from the coding sequence ATGGCTGGTGATCCGGAGGCGGCGCCGGAAGCACCGCGCCGCATTGTGGTGATGGGCGTTTCCGGCTGCGGCAAGACGACCATCGGGGACCTTGTGGCCCGGGAGCTGGGGGTTCCGTTCCTCGACGGCGATTCGCTCCACCCCGTGGAGAACGTTGCCAAGATGGCTGCCGGAATTCCGCTGACAGATGAGGATCGCTGGCCGTGGCTGGCGACGGTTGGCACCGAACTTGCGAACGCAGGACGCGGCGGGCTGGTGCTTGCCTGCTCGGCCCTGCGTCGCAGCTACCGGGATGCCATCCGTGAGAAAGCCCCGGACACCATCTTCCTCCACCTGCACGGCAGCAAAGAGGTGCTTAGGGAACGGACAGAAGGGCGCACTGGCCACTTCATGCCGCCCGCGCTGCTGGATTCGCAGCTCGCCACCTTGGAACCGCTCGACGCCGACGAGGCAGGGATGGTCGTAGATATCGCCGCCCCCGTCAGCGAAGTGGTGGCTGAGGCGCTGGCTGGAATTGCCGCCGTCGGCCGTTCCGCGGCTCCGGCAACCAAAGGCGCCGGGGCCGTGGGCACCCAAACGGGCCAGTTCGACGTCGACCTTCAGGCGGCGCCGTTCAACCTCGATGACGACGCCGTTGCATGGGTGGAATCCACGATCGGCGGCATGAGCCTCGAGGAAAAAATCGGGCAGCTCTTCATCAACCACAACAACGATTACTCCCCGGAGTACCTAGACGGCGTACTGGAGAACTACCACGTCGGCGGCATGCGATACAGGCCAGGCCCCTCCGCAGCAGTGCAGCAACACATCCGCTATGCCCAGTCCAAAACGCGCATCCCGCTCTTGGTTGCCTCTAATCCGGAAATGGGGGGAGCAGGAAGCTGCGACGACGGAACTTTTGTGTCGACGCACCTGCAGGCCGGCTCGCACCCGGATAAGTCCATCGCCCGGAAAATGGGTCAGGTTGCTGGAGTGGAAACTGCGGCTCTGGGCTGCAACTGGGCCTTCGCGCCGATCGTGGACATTCATTACAACTGGCGGAACACGGTCATCTCCACCAGGGCCTTCGGGAACACGCCGGAAATCGTGGTGGAGCGCGCCAAGGAGTACTTCGACGGGATCAGCGAATCGCCCACCGCCTGTGCCATCAAGCATTTCCCGGGCGACGGCGTGGACGAACGGGACCAGCACGTGGTTACGTCCTACAACACGCTCGGGTACGCGGACTGGAATGCCAGCTACGGGCACGTTTACCGGGAGATGATCGGCTACGGAGTCCAATCGATCATGGTTGGACACATCGGGGCGCCGGAGCTCACGCGGCATTTCCGTCCGGGGACGGAGGACAGGGACATCCTGCCCGCCACCCTCGCTCCGGAGCTACTCCAGGATCTGCTCCGTGGTGAACTCGGCTTCAACGGCCTGATCCTCACGGATGCCTCACAGATGATCGGCCTCACCCAGGCGATGAAGCGCAAAGACCTGGTTCCGGCCACCATCGCAGCCGGCTGTGACATGTTCCTGTTCTTCCGCAACCCCGCGGAGGATTTCCAGTACATGATGGACGGCTACAAAACAGGAATCATCACCGAGCGGCGCCTCCACGATGCGCTGCGCCGGATCCTGGCGTTGAAGGCCAGCCTGGGGCTGCACAAGAAGCTCCCGCAAGAATTGACGCCGCCGCCCGAGGCACTCCGGGTGATTGGCAGCGACGCCCATCTTGCGGTCGCCGCCGAGATCGCAGACAAGACCGTCACCCTGATCAAGGACACCGCCAGCAACCTGCCTATCACGCCGGAAACGCACAAGCGCATACGCCTGTACGGCATCTCCGGCGGTTCCGATTTCACCAGGGCGGATCCGCTGGCCTACTTGGACACGGTCAAGGAAGAGTTGGAAAGCGCAGGCTTTGAAGTCCATGTCTTCAAGACGGCCGGGCAGCGTGAAGCTGCGGGGGAGTCCGGAGTGAACTTCATGAGCGTCATCGCCGACGAAGCGACCGGCGACTACGCGGACAAGTACGACGCCGCCTTCGTCTTCGCCAATGTCAAGGGCTTCGCCCAGGAAGCTGCCATCCGCATCAAATGGTCCAGCCCCATGGCGGCGGAAATCCCCTGGTACGTCACTGAGGTCCCCACGGTGTTCGTCTCACTGAACCAGCCGAACCACTTGATCGATGTGCCGATGGTCAAGACTGCCATCAACGCCCATGCGGGAACTCGCGAGGCCATTCGGGCGACAATCCAGAAAATCCAGGGTAAGTCCGAGTTCCGGGGAACGTTCAACGAGAACGTGTTCTGCGATTCGTTCGACACCCGGCTGTAG
- a CDS encoding SOS response-associated peptidase has translation MGSSILLQYGRRRLALSQALGENVDMCGRFSVGFEADYLSRKLGAVLRGDTDYPSPTLQINPTDPVVFLRGRAGDGSVGRELAAGRWGLVPSFSKSFDSKVPTWNARSETAGAIPVFKASLPKWRAVVPASAYYEWKKSGPGRKDPKQRYIVEPQDELITFAGLFAPWRDESILDKSAPGAWRLSCSILTMDSPPEGVHERLHNLHDRIPVPISADMIDDWIDPKETRGQALLDVVLGDAYGLASSWTMRPVELVDDNTKLVDVANPAA, from the coding sequence ATGGGTTCTTCGATCTTGCTCCAGTATGGTCGCCGAAGACTGGCGTTGTCCCAAGCGCTGGGCGAGAATGTCGATATGTGCGGTCGGTTCAGTGTCGGTTTCGAGGCAGACTATCTCTCGAGGAAGCTCGGTGCTGTGCTGCGGGGTGATACCGACTACCCCTCACCAACGCTCCAGATCAATCCGACTGACCCTGTGGTCTTCCTGAGGGGGCGGGCAGGAGACGGTTCAGTCGGACGGGAGCTCGCGGCCGGGCGGTGGGGCTTGGTTCCATCATTTTCAAAGTCCTTCGATTCGAAGGTACCCACATGGAATGCGCGTTCGGAAACCGCTGGGGCAATCCCGGTGTTCAAAGCTTCCCTGCCTAAGTGGCGGGCCGTCGTCCCGGCTTCTGCCTACTACGAGTGGAAGAAGTCGGGGCCGGGCCGCAAAGATCCCAAGCAGCGCTACATCGTCGAACCGCAGGACGAGCTGATTACTTTCGCCGGTTTGTTTGCGCCGTGGCGTGACGAGAGCATCTTAGACAAGTCCGCGCCTGGAGCGTGGCGTTTGTCCTGCTCGATCCTGACCATGGATTCCCCTCCGGAAGGCGTTCACGAAAGACTGCACAATTTGCATGACCGGATCCCGGTGCCGATTTCTGCGGACATGATCGACGATTGGATCGACCCCAAGGAAACCCGGGGCCAGGCCCTCTTGGATGTGGTGCTTGGAGATGCGTATGGCTTGGCGTCGTCATGGACGATGAGGCCCGTAGAGCTGGTGGACGACAACACCAAGTTGGTGGACGTCGCGAACCCGGCCGCCTGA
- a CDS encoding universal stress protein: MSNPRGEDTPLAKGSPTRLTGPVLAGVLPNQPAMVVERAAEVALTGGLELVLAFADVTRFPAAGDRDGHLAAQPIDPDGIDDDAAAISESLRSRIADQLNGSGVQWSFVALAGEPARSLGRYAASINASMIVVGTKEHGLGPKFEGLVTGSVALHLAHRQNCPVLMVPLGHHDASRDQ; encoded by the coding sequence ATGAGCAACCCCCGTGGCGAGGACACGCCGCTGGCCAAGGGCAGCCCCACCCGATTGACCGGGCCTGTATTGGCAGGGGTGCTCCCGAATCAGCCTGCCATGGTGGTTGAGAGGGCCGCGGAAGTAGCACTTACGGGCGGATTGGAACTGGTCCTGGCCTTCGCTGATGTCACCCGTTTTCCTGCGGCTGGGGACCGGGACGGGCATCTGGCGGCCCAGCCGATCGATCCTGACGGAATCGACGACGACGCCGCGGCCATTTCGGAGTCGCTGCGGTCCCGCATCGCGGATCAACTCAACGGATCGGGTGTGCAGTGGTCATTTGTCGCACTCGCGGGCGAGCCTGCGAGGTCATTGGGCCGCTATGCCGCGAGTATCAACGCCTCCATGATCGTCGTGGGAACCAAGGAACATGGCCTCGGTCCGAAGTTTGAAGGATTAGTCACTGGATCGGTAGCGTTGCACTTGGCCCATCGCCAAAACTGCCCCGTGCTCATGGTTCCCTTGGGCCATCACGACGCAAGCAGGGATCAATGA